In Sorghum bicolor cultivar BTx623 chromosome 8, Sorghum_bicolor_NCBIv3, whole genome shotgun sequence, one genomic interval encodes:
- the LOC8073070 gene encoding probable serine/threonine-protein kinase PBL8: MGNCGTREENAVVAAHAQVQQLHLLQHPAKNALADKKHTRSSSDISDPSTPKKIEDAKNISIYNDVIAFTLFELETITKSFRADYVLGEGGFGTVYKGYIDENVRVGLKSLPVAVKVLNKDGHQGHREWLTEVNFLGQLRHPNLVKLIGYCCEDDHRLLVYEFMFRGSLENHLFRKTATPLPWGTRMSIALGAAKGLACLHNAQRPVIYRDFKTSNILLDSDYTAKLSDFGLAKAGPEGDETHVSTRVMGTYGYAAPEYVMTGHLTARSDVYSFGVVLLELLTGRKSIDKSRPSREQSLVDWALPKLNDKRRLLQIIDPKLEGQYSVRAAHKACSLAFYCLSHNPKARPLMSDVVETLEPLQGGGSSDGAGQSSGLPDYRARRRLTGNNVHLRAIPNPKCSPAVPACRVR; the protein is encoded by the exons ATGGGCAACTGCGGCACGCGAGAGGAGAATGCCGTCGTCGCCGCGCACGCGCAAg TTCAGCAGCTCCACTTGTTACAACATCCTGCCAAGAACGCCCTTGCAGATAAGAAGCACACCCGCTCGTCGTCAGATATAAGTGATCCTTCAACACCTAAGAAAATTGAAGATGCCAAGAACATTTCCATATACAATGACGTGATTGCCTTCACATTGTTTGAGCTAGAGACTATCACAAAGAGCTTCCGTGCCGATTATGTTCTTGGTGAGGGAGGATTTGGGACCGTTTACAAGGGTTACATAGATGAGAATGTCAGGGTTGGTCTGAAGTCACTGCCTGTTGCAGTCAAGGTGCTCAACAAAGATGGGCATCAAGGGCACAGAGAATGGCTT ACCGAGGTTAACTTCCTGGGGCAGTTAAGGCATCCAAATTTGGTGAAGTTGATTGGATATTGCTGTGAGGATGATCATAGGCTACTTGTATATGAGTTTATGTTTCGAGGAAGTCTAGAAAACCACTTATTCCGAA AGACAGCTACACCATTACCCTGGGGTACTAGGATGTCAATTGCATTGGGAGCTGCTAAAGGGCTTGCTTGCCTCCACAATGCTCAAAGGCCTGTAATCTACAGAGATTTCAAGACCTCAAATATTCTGCTGGACTCT GATTATACTGCTAAACTGTCTGATTTTGGCCTGGCAAAAGCTGGCCCTGAAGGTGATGAGACTCATGTGTCAACGAGGGTGATGGGAACCTATGGATATGCTGCCCCTGAATATGTGATGACTG GTCACTTGACTGCTAGAAGTGATGTCTACAGCTTCGGCGTCGTCCTTCTGGAGCTCTTGACAGGGCGCAAGTCAATTGACAAGTCACGGCCCAGCAGGGAGCAGAGCCTAGTTGACTGGGCCCTTCCCAAGCTCAATGACAAGAGGAGGCTTCTCCAAATAATCGACCCGAAACTGGAGGGACAGTATTCGGTCAGAGCGGCTCACAAAGCCTGCAGCCTCGCATTCTACTGCTTGAGCCATAACCCCAAGGCAAGGCCACTAATGAGTGACGTCGTCGAGACCCTGGAGCCGTTGCAGGGCGGTGGCAGTAGCGATGGAGCTGGTCAATCTTCTGGCCTTCCTGATTATAGAGCTCGACGCAGGCTAACAGGGAACAACGTCCACTTAAGGGCCATCCCAAACCCCAAGTGCTCCCCTGCTGTCCCCGCTTGCAGAGTGCGGTGA
- the LOC8074827 gene encoding thaumatin-like protein 1b — MAAAAAVCRSLGLFVVVVLAVSVTGVWSKSFTITNNCGYTVWPGVLSGAGSPALETTGFELPPGASQTLEAPAGWSGRLWGRTLCSTDATTNKFTCATGDCGSGTVACGGGNAAPPATLAEFTLDGSGGMDFYDVSLVDGSNLPLLVAPSSSGAAAAGNCAPTGCLVDLNAACPADLRVVVTSSSAAADVNADDVVACKSACLAFGSPEYCCSGEYASPTTCRPSAYSEFFKNACPRAYSYAYDDATSTFTCAGGDTAAYTVTFCPGTNSVKSSSPSSGAPGDLPLINGTMAFAGGDQQVGAAAAMPPSTTSRTVVLLVAALVMLAGGAMS; from the exons atggcggcggcggcggcggtttgCCGTTCTCTTGGTCTGTTCGTGGTCGTCGTCCTCGCCGTGTCAGTCACTG GTGTTTGGTCCAAGTCGTTCACCATCACCAACAACTGCGGGTACACAGTCTGGCCAGGGGTCCTCTCAGGCGCGGGCTCGCCGGCGCTGGAGACGACGGGCTTCGAGCTCCCGCCGGGCGCGTCGCAAACCCTGGAGGCGCCGGCGGGATGGTCAGGCCGTCTGTGGGGCCGCACCCTCTGCTCCACCGACGCCACCACCAACAAGTTCACATGCGCCACGGGCGACTGCGGCTCGGGCACCGTGGCCTGCGGCGGCGGCAACGCGGCGCCGCCGGCGACGCTGGCGGAGTTCACGCTGGACGGCAGCGGCGGCATGGACTTCTACGACGTGAGCCTGGTGGACGGCTCCAACCTCCCGCTGCTGGTGGCGCCGTCGTcgtccggcgccgccgccgccggcaacTGCGCGCCCACGGGGTGCCTGGTCGACCTCAACGCCGCGTGCCCCGCTGACCTGCGTGTCGTCGTGACATCGTCGTCGGCCGCCGCCGATGTCAACGCCGATGATGTCGTCGCGTGCAAGAGCGCGTGCCTCGCGTTCGGGTCGCCGGAGTACTGTTGCAGCGGCGAGTACgcgagccccaccacgtgccgGCCGTCGGCGTACTCGGAGTTCTTCAAGAACGCGTGCCCAAGGGCGTATAGCTACGCGTATGACGATGCTACCTCCACCTTCACCTGCGCCGGCGGCGACACCGCCGCGTACACCGTCACCTTCTGCCCCGGCACCAACAG CGTGAAGTCCTCCAGCCCGAGCTCAGGCGCACCGGGAGACCTGCCGCTCATCAATGGCACCATGGCGTTCGCCGGCGGCGACCAGCAGGTTGGCGCGGCCGCTGCTATGCCGCCGTCGACGACGTCGCGCACCGTCGTCCTTCTCGTTGCTGCCTTAGTCATGCTGGCAGGAGGAGCCATGTCCTGA
- the LOC110429741 gene encoding uncharacterized protein LOC110429741, translating into MATAAFDLNEEPPLEHDNGFDLNLPLDEFGAVDFDYLQNHADPAPVQPNQRRKDMSEEVRKQVYQTLLLRSKNGKLGKSDTKVVAAQFGVHLRQVQRLWKQGKTALANNIPVDVGSRKKGTVGRKPSMSTADLEVLRSIPYKERMTIEDVCAKLNMSKWAIQRYLKKGFLRRHSS; encoded by the exons ATGGCAACGGCGGCGTTTGATCTCAACGAAGAACCTCCGTTGGAGCATGACAACG GATTTGATTTAAACCTGCCGTTAGATGAATTTGGTGCAGTCGACTTTGATTATCTACAAAACCATGCTG ATCCTGCTCCCGTGCAACCAAACCAACGAAGGAAAGACATGTCCGAAGAAGTCAGAAAGCAAGTTTATCAAACTTTGTTGTTAAGAAGCAAGAATGGGAAGCTAGGCAAGTCAGATACAAAAGTTGTGGCTGCTCAGTTTGGTGTACATCTTCGTCAAGTTCAGCGCCTGTGGAAGCAAGGTAAAACAGCACTTGCAAATAACATTCCGGTTGATGTTGGTAGTCGTAAGAAGGGAACAGTTGGCCGTAAGCCATCTATGTCTACTGCTGATTTGGAAGTTTTGCGTAGCATTCCTTACAAAGAAAGAATGACCATTGAAGATGTGTGTGCTAAACTTAACATGAGCAAATGGGctattcaaaggtatttgaaaaAAGGATTTCTTAGGCGCCACTCTA GCTAG
- the LOC8074828 gene encoding uncharacterized protein LOC8074828 yields the protein MANCGAPIMLISLLLLSLSLQQAQGGTQLKQSNSRRPSASPEEEEEEEYVPVKSVVYRRPSSSSVLPATATATEAVSSYEPFELCQGCRCCSSSNASSCVDTSCCYAIDCDLPGKPFGTCAFTPHTCGCGTGTGNCTQPS from the exons atggCTAATTGTGGTGCTCCCATCATGCTCATCTCCCTCCTCCTCCTATCCCTCTCTCTCCAACAAGCTCAAG GAGGCACGCAGCTGAAGCAGTCCAACAGCAGACGACCGTCGGcatcaccggaggaggaggaggaggaggagtacgTGCCGGTGAAGAGCGTGGTGTACCGGCGGCCATCGTCGTCGTCCGTGCTGCCGGCAACGGCAACGGCGACGGAGGCGGTGTCGTCGTACGAGCCGTTCGAGCTGTGCCAGGGGTGCCGTTGCTGCTCGTCGTCCAACGCGAGCAGCTGCGTGGACACGAGCTGCTGCTACGCCATCGACTGCGACCTCCCCGGCAAGCCCTTCGGCACCTGCGCCTTCACGCCCCACACCTGCGGCTGCGGTACCGGCACCGGCAACTGCACCCAGCCGTCGTGA
- the LOC110429589 gene encoding uncharacterized protein LOC110429589, producing the protein MDQARVACRLSPAPPTLPLLRCPPSAPHISSLSTVRYGYPPPAPHARGRLAPPPHALGHSPRHPTRSCSLRLWLVRLSPLPSCVMLASSLAGGGARAYPDVLLSYHSILLNHPDGSFSRTGATRGQARQRHKAQQQQHAARRSSDTRTGAIAAAAAAHNNSSSSSARWQQ; encoded by the exons ATGGACCAAGCTCGGGTCGCATGCCGACTCTCGCCCGCACCGCCCACGCTGCCTCTACTCAGATGCCCTCCATCTGCGCCACACATCTCTAGCCTCTCTACTGTCCGCTATGGCTATCCCCCGCCGGCACCGCATGCGCGCGGCCGCCTCGCACCACCACCGCATGCCCTCGGCCACTCACCTCGCCATCCCACACGTAGTTGCTCCTTGCGCTTGTGGCTCGTGCGCCTCTCACCCCTTCCATCCTGCGTGATGCTGGCTTCCTCCCTAGCCGGCGGCGGTGCCCGCGCCTATCCCGACGTCCTCCTCTCCTACCATAGCATCCTCCTTAACCACCCTGACGGCTCCTTCTCCCGTACTG GAGCAACGCGGGGCCAGGCGAGGCAGCGGCACaaggcacagcagcagcagcacgcggCCAGGCGCAGCAGCGACACGCGGACAGGTGCAAtagcggcggcagcagcagcacacaacaacagcagcagcagtagcgcGCGGTGGCAACAGTAG
- the LOC8074829 gene encoding uncharacterized protein LOC8074829 isoform X2 → MAPSPAMDVEEEGAGGDARKVVVISEAACTKAAPPVVHPEPVEDVGGGTTECSSSFGDTCSGFQDVAGDGEPEVNSVMSARANGGRPWKPPRKKVTAEWRNSIRPILWRCQWLELRMKELSSQVSKYDRELALNKKQEQLQAASKANGSMSESMLIHKAHGNSIMKRRKRKRHEENLDIPLYIKKHQILSYYHGLTSNKQNKGAEADGLLIDDDCGSTVPIRGGLDSVTLLDSENYDVIFEQLSLKNILLTIDAVQSRVHLLQGRLSKAHYEGRNLAFSEGNTHVRVPQKRQHTQKRSSYTECRYTKPQKKKNLNVLLKDDNGPALSGRPPLPDRETDTHIKDTNRIAEERSGECKHSREKAITVDLLLGFIV, encoded by the exons ATGGCTCCCTCTCCAGCGATGGACGTTGAGGAGGAGGGCGCCGGCGGTGACGCCAGGAAGGTGGTGGTGATATCCGAGGCTGCCTGCACGAAAGCTGCCCCTCCGGTGGTCCATCCTGAACCTGTGGAAGACGTGGGAGGTGGTACCACCGAATGCTCGAGCTCGTTTGGCGACACCTGTTCTGGATTTCAAGATGTGGCAGGCGATGGTGAACCAGAAGTGAATTCTGTCATGTCTGCTCGTGCCAATGGTGGCAGGCCCTGGAAGCCGCCTAG GAAAAAGGTGACGGCTGAGTGGAGGAATTCTATTCGTCCAATTCTGTGGAGATGCCAGTGGTTAGAGTTGCGTATGAAGGAGCTCTCATCTCAAGTATCAAAGTATGACAGGGAGCTTGCCCTAAACAAGAAACAAGAACAATTACAAGCAGCAAGCAAAGCAAATGGTTCTATGTCAGAATCTATGCTGATTCACAAAGCTCATGGAAACAGTATCATGAAGAGGAGAAAGCGGAAGAGGCATGAAGAAAATTTGGATATTCCTTTATACATCAAGAAGCACCAAATATTGTCATACTACCATGGTCTGACATCCA ATAAACAAAATAAGGGAGCTGAAGCTGATGGTCTCTTAATTGATGACGATTGTGGTAGTACAG TTCCTATCCGAGGCGGACTTGACAGTGTTACATTGCTTGATTCCGAGAATTATGATGTGATTTTTGAGCAACTCTCTTTAAAGAATATTCTCTTGACGATTGATGCGGTTCAATCTCGAGTTCATCTGCTTCAAGGTCGTCTCAGCAAGGCTCATTATGAAGGAAGAAATTTGGCATTTTCTGAGGGCAATACTCATGTCAGGGTGCCTCAGAAGAGACAACATACTCAAAAGCGCTCATCTTATACAGAGTGTAGATATACTAAACCACAGAAAAAGAAGAATCTAAATGTTTTGCTCAAGGATGATAATGGACCAGCTCTTTCAGGGAGGCCTCCTTTGCCTGACAGAGAAACTGATACTCATATAAAAGATACAAATAGGATTGCTGAAGAAAGAAGTGGAGAGTGCAAACACTCGAGGGAGAAAGCCATAACAGTGGACCTTCTCCTGGGTTTCATTGTTTGA
- the LOC8074829 gene encoding cell wall protein RBR3 isoform X1 — protein MTCALAAGQESSVEKSASKEPLSSGSKQELNSKKKRRKKGSLFTRKKQRNEPSKTPTAKEKTEGTPSAANTQTESTSSAVAKQKTKGTCSAATGPQTMTPRSAGKKRKSVNEPSVNSFSALTEQKTGKPSSAMKRKEASKTPAAKEKTEGTPSATNTQTESTPSAVAKQKTKGTRSAATGLETMTARSAGKKRKSVNEPAEAKEHGSGNSFSASMEHKTWKPSSAVKKQKTEKLSTAAKKHGSGNSSSESMEQTIGMLFSAVKRQKTETSSTAAKKHGSGNKSSASMEQKTGKPSSAAKKQKTETSSTAAKEHGPRNSTSALKEQKAGKGSSAVKKLETEHSSAAANKQEAESASSVKKKQATESSSSKAKKAETAASAPLKLQVEKAMVVAVDRRSQRVRKPKVFAE, from the coding sequence ATGACTTGTGCTCTAGCAGCAGGGCAAGAATCATCTGTTGAGAAGTCAGCCTCAAAGGAGCCTCTCTCTTCTGGGAGCAAACAGGAGCTGAACTCTAAGAAAAAAAGGAGGAAGAAAGGCTCTTTGTTTACCAGGAAGAAGCAGAGGAACGAGCCGTCCAAAACACCTACTGCAAAGGAGAAAACTGAGGGCACGCCATCAGCTGCAAATACCCAAACTGAGAGCACGTCTTCTGCTGTAGCAAAGCAGAAAACCAAGGGCACATGCTCTGCTGCAACAGGACCGCAAACCATGACACCTCGCTCTGCTGGAAAGAAGCGCAAATCTGTAAATGAACCTTCAGTGAACTCATTCTCAGCATTGACGGAACAGAAAACTGGGAAGCCATCCTCAGCAATGAAGAGGAAAGAGGCATCCAAAACACCTGCTGCAAAGGAGAAAACCGAGGGCACGCCGTCAGCTACAAATACCCAAACAGAGAGCACGCCCTCTGCTGTAGCAAAGCAGAAAACAAAGGGCACACGCTCAGCTGCAACAGGGCTGGAAACCATGACAGCTCGCTCTGCTGGAAAGAAGCGCAAATCTGTAAATGAACCTGCAGAGGCAAAGGAGCATGGATCTGGGAACTCATTCTCAGCATCGATGGAGCATAAAACTTGGAAGCCATCCTCAGCAGTGAAGAAgcagaaaactgaaaagttgtcCACTGCTGCAAAGAAGCATGGATCTGGGAACTCATCCTCAGAATCGATGGAGCAGACGATTGGGATGCTTTTCTCAGCAGTGAAGAGGCAGAAAACAGAAACCTCGTCCACAGCTGCAAAGAAGCATGGATCTGGGAACAAGTCCTCAGCATCCATGGAGCAGAAAACTGGGAAGCCATCCTCAGCAGCGAAGAAGCAGAAAACTGAAACCTCATCCACAGCTGCAAAGGAGCATGGACCTAGGAACTCAACCTCAGCATTGAAGGAGCAGAAAGCTGGGAAGGGATCCTCAGCAGTGAAGAAGCTGGAAACTGAACACTCGTCTGCAGCTGCAAATAAGCAGGAGGCTGAAAGTGCGTCCTCAGTGAAAAAGAAGCAGGCGACTGAAAGCTCATCCTCCAAAGCGAAGAAGGCAGAGACTGCTGCGAGTGCCCCCTTGAAGCTGCAGGTTGAGAAGGCTATGGTGGTGGCTGTAGACAGGAGAAGCCAAAGGGTCCGTAAGCCCAAAGTTTTTGCTGAATGA